The Meiothermus sp. genome segment CAAGATGACCGCACGGCTAATCGCGCAGGATTTTGGGATTGTGAGTAAGGTCAAGGAAAATCAATTCATACAAGAACCTGTGGGCGTTTAGTATGGGATTGTAATGAATTTTGAAGATCTTTTGACGTCAGCTAAAAGCACTGTGCGAATACTCGGGAAGCCCTGGGATAAACGCCTCGAGGTCATCCTAAGCTATTGCTGGCAAAGTCCTAAACAAGGAGCATTTCCCAAAATTGGGAGGCTCAGTCTACTCGAGAATACCAGTGCTTACCTGGAGCGTTACATTGAACGATATTTTCAAGCTCAAGAGCAAAAGTTATACCTGCGAGAAGTAAAAACCAGTGCGGATCCTGCCTTGGGCGTCATCCTTGGGGCATTTGCTAAGGTGGAGAACTTACCAAAGGCTACAGAACACCACCGCATTTCCATGGCCGCTGAGAACCTGCTGGGTGAATTGTTGGAACGCTACATTGCCGAGCGCCTCGAGC includes the following:
- a CDS encoding SinI family restriction endonuclease; the protein is MNFEDLLTSAKSTVRILGKPWDKRLEVILSYCWQSPKQGAFPKIGRLSLLENTSAYLERYIERYFQAQEQKLYLREVKTSADPALGVILGAFAKVENLPKATEHHRISMAAENLLGELLERYIAERLEPYGWVWCAGNTVRSVDFLRQDLSIALQIKNRDNSENSSSSAIRAGTNIQKWFRIYSKTGKTNWENFPFGEGLSEEDFHRYIQNYAKSLK